In one Lolium rigidum isolate FL_2022 chromosome 3, APGP_CSIRO_Lrig_0.1, whole genome shotgun sequence genomic region, the following are encoded:
- the LOC124694304 gene encoding uncharacterized protein LOC124694304 has protein sequence MGKTRQQRRATQIQEKNVGCTWGLIRMFYSRRDPKLILDRKQGSRRHSFSGFAGRGHLRRKSRDFEEIDEDRDNMEECSTTKSTVKRLMEGELSKQKQSKKIPNDEVQRILADLGHDVCLDKSTTQNSKPEDITNPNADISIASSSASLDPSGSKCMNYAEGDNVELALSDFLGEVALSDFMGEVYKYHDEGADDCMSNSELCPELKSLIDTNLDEFSNPLCDLAYKKILVSEGRELVDNKHLHNRYVGTRLEPKRMIERSNIIEDTKSSNQHELVIKTKNKESKNIFFWKKDKSSRQHTPERSSQPVNKIVILKPNLKAGFGPTVATASTQAPGYRAAECSTFSVKEVRRRFRIVNGENRKGRPSINEDEVQGDPCRPKHSVFTIKKDSRQVPTATAKNDVKHSDSSMQKQINDELAVINSDISTSKDASMFYAEAKKHLTEILKDKSHTDKYPSPTVQISRSLVRMLSLPQCTTSSSPRSPPRVKHCIELPREDKDICAVHKAEREESANGRKESEENLGSVECEALDQQADKEKHYNEEATIHGAELDVMCIEEIDKPGHPETIHSVQCIPAEQHRYNSPLEMMEGPDGSKEHDEMFPCSPDNVIENLEHQDQETPRPSASFELISQVENHEKQERPSTVSVLDPLFHEDADSPDNNEALDNKSTIKCELRQDILRPQYYLDTGLDQEIFWEDRDARLDYIKGVLELSELYTHKNPEIWHLEDELISTCVFEELHQHNQTDDVKLFFDCVCEAITLVQGTHFMNTPCLPYLTRNIKAPPTGHNLVSEINKHIEGHLCYQFLSSLDQLVDKDLEECSWIDLRPESRDVGVDIWEFLLDELLEDVSYDLLI, from the exons ATGGGTAAGACGAGACAGCAGCGGCGGGCTACACAAATCCAGGAGAAGAATGTAGGCTGCACTTGGGGCCTCATCCGCATGTTCTACTCCCGCCGTGACCCCAAGCTCATCCTCGACAGGAAGCAAGGGAGCAGGAGGCACTCGTTCAGTGGGTTTGCTG GAAGAGGGCACTTGAGAAGGAAGTCCCGGGACTTCGAGGAAATAGATGAAGACAGGGAT AACATGGAGGAATGTAGTACGACGAAATCAACTGTTAAAAGACTTATGGAGGGCGAGCTGAGCAAGCAAAAGCAGTCCAAGAAGATACCAAATGATGAGGTTCAAAGAATATTGGCTGACCTGGGACATGATGTCTGTCTGGACAAAAGCACAACGCAGAATAGCAAACCAGAGGACATCACAAATCCCAACGCAGACATCAGCATtgcttcttcctctgcatcgcTGGATCCCAGCGGTTCAAAGTGCATGAACTATGCAGAAGGAGATAACGTTGAGCTTGCTTTGTCGGATTTCCTAGGAGAAGTTGCTTTGTCAGATTTCATGGGAGAAGTCTATAAGTACCATGATGAAGGGGCTGATGATTGCATGAGTAACAGTGAATTATGTCCCGAGTTGAAGTCCCTTATTGATACAAATCTGGACGAGTTTAGCAACCCTCTATGTGATCTTGCTTATAAGAAAATTCTAGTCAGTGAGGGAAGGGAGCTTGTTGACAACAAACATCTCCATAACAGATATGTAGGAACTAGGTTAGAGCCGAAAAGAATGATTGAAAGATCTAATATTATCGAAGACACCAAGTCTTCAAATCAGCATGAATTAGTCATCAAGACAAAGAATAAAGAGAGCAAGAATATATTCTTCTGGAAGAAAGATAAATCAAGCAGACAACATACACCAGAAAGAAGTTCCCAGCCAGTTAACAAAATAGTTATACTGAAGCCAAATCTAAAAGCAGGGTTTGGACCGACTGTAGCAACTGCATCAACTCAAGCTCCAGGATACCGTGCAGCAGAGTGTTCTACATTTTCAGTTAAGGAAGTCAGGAGAAGATTCAGGATCGTGAAtggagaaaatagaaaaggaagaCCGTCAATAAATGAAGATGAGGTACAAGGAGATCCATGTAGGCCAAAACATTCAGTTTTTACAATTAAAAAGGATTCCAGGCAGGTACCTAcagctactgctaaaaatgatgtTAAACATTCAGACAGCAGTATGCAAAAGCAAATAAATGATGAACTAGCTGTTATCAACAGTGACATATCTACATCAAAGGATGCATCCATGTTCTATGCAGAAGCCAAAAAACATTTAACAGAAATTCTAAAAGACAAAAGTCATACTGACAAGTATCCAAGTCCAACAGTTCAGATCTCAAGATCCTTGGTAAGAATGCTTTCCCTCCCTCAGTGCACTACGTCATCATCACCTAGGAGCCCCCCAAGGGTAAAACACTGCATTGAACTTCCACGTGAAGACAAAGATATATGTGCCGTACACAAGGCTGAAAGGGAAGAATCTGCAAACGGAAGAAAGGAATCAGAGGAAAACCTGGGAAGTGTTGAATGTGAAGCATTGGATCAACAAGCAGATAAGGAAAAACATTATAATGAAGAAGCCACAATACATG GTGCCGAACTTGATGTCATGTGCATTGAAGAAATTGATAAACCGGGTCACCCTGAAACAATTCACAGTGTACAATGCATCCCAGCAGAACAACACAGATATAATTCTCCCCTA GAAATGATGGAAGGACCAGACGGAAGTAAAGAGCATGATGAGATGTTTCCATGCTCCCCTGATAATGTCATTGAGAACCTAGAGCACCAAGATCAAGAAACTCCCAGACCAAGTGCGTCATTTGAACTGATATCACAAGTGGAAAACCATGAAAAGCAAGAGCGACCCAGCACTGTGTCTGTTCTTGATCCACTCTTCCATGAAGATGCCGACAGCCCTGACAACAATGAGGCGTTAGACAACAAGAGCACGATAAAAT GTGAGCTGCGTCAAGACATCTTGAGGCCCCAGTACTACCTAGATACTGGATTAGACCAAGAGATCTTCTGGGAGGACAGGGATGCCAGGTTAGATTACATAAAAGGAGTGCTGGAGCTATCAGAATTGTACACACACAAGAATCCAGAGATATGGCATCTTGAAGATGAATTGATCAGCACTTGCGTGTTTGAAGAACTACATCAACACAATCAAACAGATGATGTAAAGCTCTTCTTTGACTGCGTCTGTGAAGCAATAACACTAGTCCAGGGGACACATTTTATGAACACCCCTTGCTTACCTTATCTCACACGCAACATAAAGGCACCTCCAACTGGGCATAACCTCGTCTCGGAAATAAATAAGCATATCGAGGGCCACCTCTGCTATCAATTTCTAAGCTCATTGGACCAGCTAGTTGACAAGGATCTAGAAGAGTGCAGTTGGATAGATCTCCGACCAGAAAGTCGAGATGTTGGTGTGGATATCTGGGAGTTTTTACTAGATGAACTACTGGAAGATGTCTCCTATGACCTGCTGATTTGA
- the LOC124694271 gene encoding uncharacterized protein LOC124694271 translates to MVSSSNVPTGELSQDILRPQYYLDTGLDQEIFWEDRDARLDYIKAVLELSELYTHKNPEIWHLEDELISTCIFEELHQHNQTDDVKLLFDCVCEAITVVQGTHFRNTLCLPFLPRNIKAPPTGHNLISEINKNIEGHLCYQFLSTLNQLVDKDLEEFSWMDLRPESRHVAVDIWEFLPDELLEDVSYDLLI, encoded by the coding sequence ATGGTTTCATCTTCCAATGTCCCTACAGGTGAGCTGAGTCAAGACATCTTGAGGCCCCAGTACTATCTAGATACTGGATTAGACCAAGAGATCTTCTGGGAGGACAGGGATGCCAGGTTAGATTACATAAAAGCAGTGCTGGAGCTATCAGAATTGTACACACACAAGAATCCAGAGATATGGCATCTTGAAGATGAATTGATCAgcacttgcatctttgaagaactACATCAACACAATCAAACAGATGATGTAAAGCTCTTATTTGACTGCGTCTGTGAAGCAATAACAGTAGTCCAGGGGACACATTTTAGGAACACCCTTTGCTTACCTTTTCTGCCACGCAACATAAAGGCACCTCCAACTGGACATAACCTCATCTCGGAAATAAATAAGAATATCGAGGGCCACCTCTGCTATCAATTTCTAAGCACATTGAACCAGCTAGTTGACAAGGATCTAGAAGAGTTCAGTTGGATGGATCTCCGACCAGAAAGTCGACATGTTGCTGTGGATATCTGGGAGTTCTTACCAGATGAACTACTGGAAGATGTCTCTTATGACCTGCTGATTTGA